GGCAGTCGAACTTCTTCGACGGCGAGGTCACCGACCGCGGCGGCGAGTACGCCTCGGTCACCGTGCAGGGCCGGCGCGTCGGGATCCCGACGTCTCGGTTGCACACCGACGGCAGCGCCGTGCACGTCGGCGTCCGCCCGGAGAAGCTGCGCATCCAGTTCCGCGACGACGCCCAGGTGCGCGACGACGAGAACCGGCTCGAGGGCGTCATCAGCGACGAGTCGTTCATCGGCGTCTCCACGCAGTACCTCGTGGACATGCCGTGGGGCCAGGAGCTGACCGTCTTCGCGCAGAACACCCACCGCGACCCGCGGCTGGTGCCCGGCGCCGAGGTCGTGCTCAGCTGGTCGCACGACCACACCTTCGCCCTCGACGCCTCGCAGGACGTCGACGCCGGTGTGGACACCGACGACGAGGCCGCCAAGCCCGACCCGGTGGGGGCCGGCTCGTGAGCGGCGGCGCCGTCGCCGCCACCGCCGCCGAGCAGTCCGACATCCGCTCGCACAAGGGCGGAGGGGGTTCCACCGAGGCCAAGGCCGTCGGCACCTCGCGGTGGACGCCGTACGCGCTCTTGGCGCCCGGCCTGTTCTGGCTGCTGGCGTTCTTCCTGATCCCGACGATCGTCCTGCTGCTGTTCGCGCTCTACAACGGCACGCTCGAGTCGGGCTACACCTTCACCTTCCCCGGCAACTGGTCGAGCTTCTCGGCGGTGGTGGAGTACTGGCCGCAGTTCGTCCGCTCGTTCGTGTTCGCCTCGCTGGCCACGCTGTTCTGCCTCGCCCTCGCCTACCCGCTCGCGTACTTCATCGCGTTCCGGTCGGGCAAGTGGAAGGCCACGCTGCTGGTGCTGGTGATCGCGCCGTTCTTCACCAGCTTCCTCATCCGCACGCTGGCCTGGAAGACGATCCTGGCCGACGACGGCTGGGTGGTGACCTTCCTCAACTGGTCGCACATCAACTCCGTGCTCACCTGGCTGCACCTCACCGAGACCGACCGCGTGCTCAACACGCCGCTGGCGGTCGTGCTCGGCCTCACCTACAACTTCCTGCCCTTCATGGTGCTGCCGCTCTACGCCTCGCTCGACCGCATGGACCCCCGACTGGTCGAAGCCGCCCAGGACCTCTACAGCTCTCCGTGGACGGCGCTGCGCAAGGTCACCTGGCCGCTGTCGCTGCCCGGTGTCGTCGCGGGCACCCTGCTCACCTTCATCCCGGCGGCCGGCGACTACATCAACGCCGAGCTCCTGGGCACGCCCAAGGTGGCCATGATCGGAAACGTGATCCAGGACCAGTTCTTCGTGGTCCGCGACTACCCGACCGCCTCCGCGCTGTCGTTCACCCTCATGTTCGCGATCACGGTGCTGGTGTTCTTCTACGTACGCCGAGCCGGGACGGAGGAGCTGGTCTGATGGCCGCCGTCACCACCGCCGCCACCCCGGCGCCCGCGCGGGCGCCCCGCAGCAGCAAGCGGCCCGGGGGACCGGTCCGCTGGGTCCGCGAGCGCATCATCCCGATCATCGGGTCGCTGGTGCTGCTCTACATGTTCGTGCCGATCTTCGTCGTGGTCCTCTTCTCGTTCAACGACCCGGCGGGCCGCACGAACTACGTGTGGCAGGGCTTCACCACCAACGCGTGGACGAACCTCTGCGACGTCGGCGGCATGTGCGACGCGCTCAAGCTGAGCCTGGTCATCGGCGTGCTCGCGACGCTCGGCTCGGTCGCGCTCGGCACGCTCGTCGCCTTCGCGATCGGCCGCTACCGCTTCCGCGGCCGCTCGGCGACGAACCTGCTCATCTTCATGCCGATGGCGACCCCCGAGGTCGTCATGGGCTCCTCGCTGCTGACCTGGTTCGTCACGCTGTCCTTCGCCCGCGGCACGGTCACGATCCTCATCGCGCACATCATGTTCTGCCTGAGCTTCGTCGTCGTCACGGTCAAGGCCCGCATCGCCAGCCTCGACCCGCGCCTGGAGCAGGCGGCCATGGACCTCTACGCCAACGAGCGCACGACGTTCTGGCGGGTCACCTTCCCGCTGGTGATCCCCGGCATCGTCGGCGCCTCGCTGCTGGCGTTCTCGCTGTCGTTCGACGACTTCATCGTCACGAACTTCAACTCCGGGTCCACCGTGACGTTCCCGATGTTCGTGTGGGGCGCCGCCCAGCGCGGCACCCCGCCGCAGATCAACGTCGTCGGGTCGCTGATGTTCTTCGTCTCGCTCGCCATCGTGCTCATCGGCCAGATCGTCCAGCGCCGCCGGGCCCGCAAGGCCTGACCCCGACCCACCCCGTCGTTACTGCCGGAACGACCGGAGATCGGCCGGTTCTCCGCGCTTTCGGGCAGTAACGACGGGGGCGGGTGCTGACTGGCGGTTCAGGATCTGCGCTACCCTGGTGCGGTCACGGGAGGACGTGGCGGATCCCTCCGCCCGACCGTGACGGCCGTATCGTCCGGAGGACCCGGGGCGGCCGCCTCGCGGAGCACTGAGAGTCGTGCCGTTCGCACGCCACCCCCGCCCCTCGTCCTACGCCGCCGTCGCCGACGCCGCCCCACGCAGCTTCTGGCTCGACGACGCCCGCCGGCCCGACGCGCTCGCCCCGCACACCGGCTCGACCGAGACCGACCTGCTCGTGGTCGGGGGCGGCTTCACCGGCCTGTGGACCGCGCTGCTCGCGAAGGAGGCCGACCCCGCGCGCGACGTCGTCCTCCTCGAGGGTGCGCGGATCGGGTGGGCGGCCTCCGGGCGCAACGGCGGGTTCTGCGCCGCCTCCATCACGCACGGCCTGGCCAACGGGCTCAACCGCTGGCCCGACGAGCTCGCCACCCTGGTGCGCCTGGGCAAGGAGAACCTCGAGGGCATCGAGCGCACGGTGGCGCGCTACGGCATCGACTGCTCGTTCGAGCGCACCGGCGAGCTGGACGTCGTCACCGAGCCCTACCAGCTCGTGGAGCTCGACGGCCTGCCCGAGCTCGCCGCGGAGCACGGCGTCGAGCTCGAGGTGCTCGACCGCGACGCGGTGCGCGAGCGGGTCGACTCGCCGCTCTTCCTCGGCGCCGCGCTCGACCGCGACGGCGTCGCGATGGTCGACCCGGCCCGCCTGGCCTGGGGCCTGCGCGACGCCTGCCTCGCCCTCGGCGTGCGCATCCACGAGGGCACGCGCGCGACGGGCCTGGCCGACGGACCGGGCGCCGGTGTCGTCGTGACGACCGAGTCCGACGCCGGCCCGGGCCGGGTGGAGGCCCGGCGCGTGGCCCTGGCCACCAACGCGTTCCCGCCGCTGCTGCGCCGGCTCTCGCACTACGTCGTCCCCGTCTACGACTACGTCCTGGTCACCGAGCCGCTCGACGACGACGCCTGGGGCGCGATCGGGTGGAAGGGCCGGGAGGGCATCGGCGACGCCGGCAACCAGTTCCACTACTTCCGCCGCACCGACGACGACCGGATCCTGTTCGGCGGCTACGACGCCATCCACCAGCGGCGGGTGTCCGCGCGGCACGACCAGCGCGAGGAGTCCTTCGCCCTGCTCGCAGAGCACCTCGTGGAGGTCTTCCCGGTCCTCGAGGGCGTGCGGTTCTCCCACCGGTGGGGCGGCGCGATCGACACCTGCTCGCGCTTCGCGCCGTTCTTCGGCACCGCGCGCGGCGGGCGGGTCGCCTATGCCGCCGGCTACACCGGGCTCGGGGTGGGGGCCAGCCGGTTCGGCGCCGCGGTGGTGCTCGACCTGCTCGACGGTCGCGACACCGAGCGCACCCGCACCGAGCTGGTGCGCACCATGCCGCTGCCGTTCCCGCCGGAGCCGCTCCGCTCGGCCGGCATCGCGCTGACCACCTGGTCGCTCGCGCAGGCGGACCGCAACGAGGGACGCCGCAACCTCTGGCTGCGCACCCTCGACCGGCTCGGGCTCGGCTTCGACTCCTGATCCGCGCCGATCGCGGCGCCGCCGGGAGACGGGCGGCCACGGCGCCTAGCCTGGTGCCGAAGGCGAGGTGAGACGCCATGTCCACGACGCCCGCCCCCGAGGCACCCGCTCCCGCGCTCGCGACCGCGCTCGACCGGCTGGTCGGCCGGGGGGTGATCACCCCCGAGCAGGCCGCCGCGGTGCTGGCCGAGGTCGGTCCGCCGCCCGACGCCGGCCCCCCGGCGCCCGCCTCACCGCACGCCTCGCCGCCCGCCGTCGCCACGCAGCGGCCGGCCACGACGGCGCGGGCCCATGTCGTGGAGGCCGCCGCCTACCTGGGCGGGGTGCTCGTGGCCGCGTCGGCCGTGGCCTTCCTGGCCCAGTCGTGGGAGGACATGACCGAGTCCACCCGGCTCCTGCTGCTGGGCCTCATCGGCGTCCTCGCGTACGCCGGCGGCCTGCTCGCGGCCCGGACCGCCGGTGGGCGGGTCGAGCTGCGCCGGCACGAGCACGCCTCCCGCCGCCGGGTGTCGGGCACGCTGATGGCGCTCGGCTCCGTGCTGCTCGCGCTGCTCACCACGGAGGTGCTGCACCTGCAGGACGAGCGCGCCGCGCTGGTCGGCGGCCTGACGGGGCTCGCCCTGCTGGCCCTGGCCGAGGTGCTCGCGCCGAGCGCGGTGACCGAGATCGGCCTGCTCGGCGCGACGCTGCTCGTCGTCGGGGTCGGCACCAGCCTGCTGATCCCGGACCGGGCACCGCAGTTCGACCCCTACGGCACCGGGACGTACCAGCCGAGCCTGGAGGAGGTGGTGGTGCCCGTGGCGCTGGCTGTGGCCGGGGTGCTGTGGGGCGCCGTCGTCGCCCGGTGGCTCACGCTGCCGGTGCTGGCGGCCGCCCTGGGCTCGGCGGCCTCGCTCGTGGCCGGCGCCGTCCTGGTGACGAGCGCGGGTCCGCTGACGCCCGGCGTGGTGCTGCTCGGGTCGCTCGCGGCCGCGGGGACCGTGCTGTTCCTCGTCTCGCGGTCGTGGCCGTGGATCGTGCTCGCCGTGCTGGCGGTGACCGTGCTGGTGTTCAGCGTGGTCGCCGAGCAGTCCGCGCCCGCCCTGGCGTTCCTCGTGGCCGGGCTCGTGCTGCTCGCGGGCGCCGTCGTGGCGGCGCTCCTCGGCCGTCGCGCCCGTCCGCCCGGGGCCGGGACGCCGGTCGCCTGACACAGTGCAAGGCGTCGCGCCGCTCGTCACGACAGGTTGCGGCTGGAACGTCGGCGTCCCGTGGCGCAGGATGGGCCCCATGACCGAGCCCACCCGCATCACCCACTGGATCGACGGCAAGCCCTTCGGTGCCGTCGCCGAGCGCACCGGCGAGGTCCACGACCCCGCGACCGGAGCCCTCACCGGACGGGTCGACTTCGCCACCGCCGAGGTGATGGACGAGGCCGTCGCCGCCGCCAAGGCCGCCTTCGCCGAGTGGTCGCGCACCTCGATCACCAAGCGCGTCTCGGTGCTCTTCGCCTTCCGCGAGCTGCTCAACGAGCGCAAGGAGGAGCTCGCCGCGATCATCACCGCCGAGCACGGCAAGGTGCTCTCCGACGCCCTCGGCGAGGTGACCCGCGGCCTCGAGGTGGTCGAGTTCGCCTGCGGGATCCCGCACCTGCTCAAGGGCGGCTACAGCGAGGGCGTCTCCTCCGGCGTCGACGTGTACTCCATCCGCCAGCCGCTGGGCGTCGTCGGGATCATCTCCCCGTTCAACTTCCCGGCCATGGTGCCCATGTGGTTCTTCCCGATCGCGATCGCGGCGGGCAACACGGTGGTGCTCAAGCCCAGCGAGAAGGACCCGTCGTCGGCCAACTTCATGGCCGCGCTGTGGGCCGAGGCGGGGCTGCCGTCGGGCGTCTTCAACGTCGTCCACGGCGACAAGGTGGCGGTCGACTCGCTGCTGACCCACCGCGACGTCAAGGGCATCTCGTTCGTCGGCTCGACTGCGATCGCCAAGTACGTCTACGAGACCGGCACCGCGCACGGCAAGCGCGTGCAGGCGCTCGGCGGGGCGAAGAACCACATGGTGGTGCTGCCCGACGCCGACCTCGACCTCGCTGCGGACGCGGCGGTCAACGCCGGCTTCGGCTCGGCGGGAGAGCGCTGCATGGCGATCTCGGCCCTCGTGGCGGTCGGCGACGTCGCCGACCCGCTGGTGGCCAAGATCGAGGAGCGCATGGCAGGGCTGCGCACCGGCGACGGCCGTCGCGGCTGCGACATGGGCCCGCTGGTCACCGCGGCGCACCGCGACAAGGTGCGCTCCTACGTCGACGCCGGCGAGGCCGCGGGCGCGACGCTCGTCGTCGACGGCCGCGACCCGCAGGTCGACGGCGAGCCCGGCGGCTACTGGCTCGGGCCCACGCTCATCGACCACGTCACCCCGGACATGAGCGTCTACACCGACGAGATCTTCGGCCCGGTGCTCTCCGTGGTGCGGGTGGACTCCTACGACGAGGCGCTCCGCCTCGTCAACGACCACCCCTACGGCAACGGCACGGCCATCTTCACCAACGACGGCGGCGCCGCCCGGCGCTACCAGAACGAGGTCGAGGTCGGCATGGTCGGCGTCAACGTGCCGATCCCGGTGCCCATGGCGTACTACTCGTTCGGCGGCTGGAAGTCCTCGCTGTTCGGCGACACCCACGCCCACGGCACCGAGGGCGTGCACTTCTTCACCCGCGGCAAGGTCATCACGAGCCGCTGGCTCGACCCGAGCCACGGCGGGATCAACCTGGGCTTCCCGACGCACGGCTGACCCGGACTGCACCGAGATCGCCGAGGGCCCCCGTCGGGCCCTCGGCGATCTCGCTGTTCGACGCGAAGCGAGGGGCCGCGCGCCGGTACCGTCGCGAGCATGAGGCTCAACGTGGTGCTGGACTGCCACGACCCGGACTCGCTCGTCGAGTTCTGGTCGGTCGCCCTCGGGTACCGGCTCGCCGACTCCCTGGACGAGTACCGCGTGCTCGTCCCCGAACCCGGCCGCGACGCGTCGCCGGCCGAGGTCCACGCCCCCGTGTTCGTCCTCGCCGGCGTCGACGAGGTCAAGCAGGTCAAGAACCGCATGCACCTCGACACCCACCCGGCCGACCCGGAGGCGCAGATCACCCGCCTCCAACGGCTGGGCGGCACGGTCGTGGGCGAGCGCGTCGAGCGCTTCGGCCACTGGTGGCAGGTGATGGCCGACCCGCAGGGCAACGAGTTCTGCGTCGTCGCGGGGGCCGAGGGGCCGGACGAGGGCGACGCCAGCTCCGGCTGACCGGCCCCGCGCGATCAGTCGCGTGCGGGGACGCCGTAGCCCGAGCCGCGCCGGTGCGGCGGGCTCGGCTCGGCGCGCTCGACCGGGCAGCGCGCGTCCGGGCAGGCCAGCTCGTCGCACATCCGGCACATGAACTCGCTCGTGAGCAGCGTGTCCGCGAGCGCCTCCAGCATGGCCCCGGCGGCGTCGGCCAGGGCGAGCACCTGGTCGTCGTCGAGGGCCGACACCGCGCGGTCGAGCACGTCGCGCCGCGCGGCGAGCACGGCGAGCGCGGCGTCCTCGCCGACGGCCGTGAGCGCGAGCAGCTTCGTGCGGCCGTCCGCGGCCGGCACGCGCTCGACGAGCCCGTCGCGCTCGAGCCGGTCGACGAGCTGCACGGCGCCCGGGTGGCTGATGCGCAGGCGCGCGGCCAGGAACGCGATCGGCCGGTCCGGGTACCAGAGCAGCGTGACGAGCGCCGCCGGGCCGTTGGCGCCGTGGCGGGTGGCCCGTGCGGCGCCGAGGGAGACGCGGTCCACCACGGTGAGGGCGAGGGTGCCGAGCACGTTGGCGGTGAACGCGCGGTCGGCCGCCGGCCCCCGGCTCGGCGGCCGCGGGGCGTCGGGCGGGACGGCGATCCAGCCCTCGCCCCAGGCGCGGCGCGGCTGCGGGGACGTCATATAAGCACCTTATGCCTTAGCGTGCCGTGCAGGAGGCCGGGACACCGTGTCGCGGCCGCACCAGAACAGGAACCTCCCCATGCGGGTCCTCTGCGTCGGCGCCGGCGGCGTCGGCTCGTCCGCCGCCCTCATCGCCGCCCGTCGCGACTTCGTCGACACCTGGGTCGTGGCCGACTACGACCTCGGCCGGGCCGAGGCGCTCGTCGCCCGGCTCGACGACCCCCGGTTCGTGGCCGCCCAGGTCGACGCCGGCGACGCGGACGCCGTCGCCGCCCTCGTGCGCGCCCACGGCGCCACCCACGTGCTCAACGCGGTCGACCCGCGCTTCGTGCTGCCGATCTTCGACGGCGCGTTCGCGGCCGGCGCCGACTACCTCGACACCGCGATGTCGCTGTCCTCGCCGCACCCGCAGCGGCCGCACGAGCTGCCCGGCGTGAAGCTCGGCGACGACCAGTTCGCGAAGGCCGCCGACTGGGAGGCCGCGGGGCGCCTGGCCATCGTCGGCATCGGCGTCGAGCCCGGCCTGGCCGACGTCTTCGCCCGCTACGCCAGCGACCACCTGTTCTCCGAGATCGACGAGCTCGGGGTGCGCGACGCCGGCAACCTCGTGATCGAGGGCTACGACTTCGCCCCGTCGTTCTCCATCTGGACCACGATCGAGGAGTGCCTCAACCCGCCGGTCATCTGGGAGGAGGGCCGCGAGTGGTACACCACCGCGCCGTTCTCCGAGCCCGAGGTGTTCGACTTCCCCGGCGGCATCGGTCCGGTCGAGTGCGTCAACGTGGAGCACGAGGAGGTGCTCCTCATGCCGCGCTGGCTCAAGGCCAAGCGCGTCACGTTCAAGTTCGGCCTCGGCGACGAGTTCATCGACGTGCTCAAGACCCTGCACAAGCTCGGCCTCGACCGCACCGAGCCGGTGACCGTGCGCGGGGTGCAGGTGTCCCCGCGCGACGTCGTGGCGGCCGCCCTGCCCGACCCGCTCACGCTCGGCGACAAGATGACCGGCTCGACCTGCGCCGGCCTGTGGGTCACCGGCACGGGCACCGACGGGAAGCCGCGCGAGGTGTACCTCTACCACGTGGCCGACAACGAGTGGACCATGCGCGAGTACGGCGCCCAGGCCGTGGTGTGGCAGACCGCCATGAACCCCGTGGTCGCGCTCGAGCTGCTGGCCACCGGCGCGTGGTCCGGCTCGGGCGTGCTGGGCCCGGAGGCCTTCGACTCGGTGCCGTTCCTCGACCTGCTCCGCGACGGCTACGGCCAGGCGTGGGGGATGCAGGAGCGCGACCCGGTCACCCACGCGGTGATCAGCGGCTGACGCCGTCAGGCCCCGTACGCCGAGGGGTCGTAGAGCTCGCCGGCCTCGACCGGCACCGTCAGCACGTTGCCGGGCGGGGCGAGCGGGCACGCCCACGCCGGGTCGTAGGCGCACGAGGGCTGGTAGGCGAAGTTGAGGTCCACCACCAGGTGCGTGTCGTCGCCGCCGAGGTCGGCGCCCTTGGCCGTGTCGAGCAGGTAGCGGCCACCGCCGTACGTGGTGCGCCCCGCGGTCGCGTCGCGCAGCGGCACGAACAGGCCGCCGGCGTACTGCCGCAGCCACCACACGTCGAGCGACCCGCGCCCGTCCGGCAGCTCGAGGCGGCCGATCCGCCGGAACCCCACCACGCCGTCGGTGCCGGTGGGCACGTCGAGGTCCTCGGGGTCGGCGGGGAGCAGCGGCAGCGTCCAGCGCAGCGCGGGGTCGTACGGCGCGTACGGCAGGCCGCGCAGCGCCGGTCGCGCCGCGGGCGGGACGGGCGAGTCCGGGTGGCTGGCCATGAGCGCGTCGCGCCCGCGCCGCCACAGCGCGTGCGCGCCGCGCGGGTCCTGGCTCGCACGAACGGCGGCGTAGAGCGACGCGACGTCGCGCCGCCAGCCGAGCAGCGTCAACGACATGCGTCCATCATCCCGCCGGCCGGCGACGGACGCCCGGCCGCGGGAGGCCGCCCTCCGCGGGGTCAGACCCCGGCTGCGGCGAGGAACTGCTCCTCGAGCACGGTGAGCGCCTCGTCGAGCAGGTGGTCGGGCATGGTGAGCGGCGGCAGGAAGCGCAGCACGTTCCCGTAGGTGCCGGCGGTGAGGACGACGACGCCCTGGGCGTGGCAGGCCTTCGCCACGCGCCCGGTCAGGTCCGCGTCCGGCTCGTCCGTGCCGGGCTTCACGATCTCCACCGCGATCATCGCGCCGCGGCCGCGGATGTCGCCGATGACGCCGGTCTTGTCGGCGATCGCCTGGAGGCGCGGCTTCATCGCGGCCTCGATGCGGCGGGCCGCGGCCGGGAGGTCGAGCTCCTCCATCGTGGCGATGGCGCCGAGAGCAGCCGCGCAGGCGACCGGGTTGCCGCCGTAGGTGCCGCCGAGGCCGCCCACGTGGACGGCGTCCATGATCTCGGCGCGACCCGTCACCCCGGCGAGCGGGAGGCCGCCGGCGATGCCCTTGGCGGTGGTGATGAGGTCCGGCACGACGCCCTCGTGCTCGCAGGCGAACCAGTCGCCGGTGCGGCAGAAGCCGGTCTGGATCTCGTCGGCGACGAACACGATGCCGTTGGCCCGCGCGTACTCGGCGAGCGCCGGCAGGAAGCCCTCGGCGGGCACGATGAACCCGCCCTCGCCGGCGATGGGCTCGATGACGATGGCGGCGACGTTGGCCCCGCCGATCTCCTTGTCGATGCGGCTGATCGCGTCGGCCGCGGCCTTGGCGCCGTCCCGCCCGTCGTGGAACGGGTACGAGAGCGGCACGCGGTAGATCTCGCTGGCGAACGGCCCGAACGACTGCTTGTAGGGCATGTTCTTGGCGGTCATCGCCATCGTGAGGTTGGTGCGGCCGTGGTAGCCGTGCTCGAAGACGACGACGGCGTCGCGCTTGGTGTAGGCACGCGCGATCTTGACGGCGTTCTCCACCGCCTCGGCGCCGGAGTTGAACAGGGCCGAGCGCTTCTCGTCGTCGCCGGGCGTCAGGCGGTTGAGCGCCTCGCACACCTCCACGTAGCCGGCGTAGCTGGTGACCATGAAGCACGTGTGCGTGAAGCGGGCCACCTGCTCCTGCACCGCCTCGACCACCTTCGGCGCGGAGTTGCCCACGCTCGTGACCGC
This portion of the Frankiales bacterium genome encodes:
- a CDS encoding ABC transporter permease subunit, with amino-acid sequence MRSHKGGGGSTEAKAVGTSRWTPYALLAPGLFWLLAFFLIPTIVLLLFALYNGTLESGYTFTFPGNWSSFSAVVEYWPQFVRSFVFASLATLFCLALAYPLAYFIAFRSGKWKATLLVLVIAPFFTSFLIRTLAWKTILADDGWVVTFLNWSHINSVLTWLHLTETDRVLNTPLAVVLGLTYNFLPFMVLPLYASLDRMDPRLVEAAQDLYSSPWTALRKVTWPLSLPGVVAGTLLTFIPAAGDYINAELLGTPKVAMIGNVIQDQFFVVRDYPTASALSFTLMFAITVLVFFYVRRAGTEELV
- a CDS encoding ABC transporter permease subunit, with product MAAVTTAATPAPARAPRSSKRPGGPVRWVRERIIPIIGSLVLLYMFVPIFVVVLFSFNDPAGRTNYVWQGFTTNAWTNLCDVGGMCDALKLSLVIGVLATLGSVALGTLVAFAIGRYRFRGRSATNLLIFMPMATPEVVMGSSLLTWFVTLSFARGTVTILIAHIMFCLSFVVVTVKARIASLDPRLEQAAMDLYANERTTFWRVTFPLVIPGIVGASLLAFSLSFDDFIVTNFNSGSTVTFPMFVWGAAQRGTPPQINVVGSLMFFVSLAIVLIGQIVQRRRARKA
- a CDS encoding FAD-dependent oxidoreductase encodes the protein MPFARHPRPSSYAAVADAAPRSFWLDDARRPDALAPHTGSTETDLLVVGGGFTGLWTALLAKEADPARDVVLLEGARIGWAASGRNGGFCAASITHGLANGLNRWPDELATLVRLGKENLEGIERTVARYGIDCSFERTGELDVVTEPYQLVELDGLPELAAEHGVELEVLDRDAVRERVDSPLFLGAALDRDGVAMVDPARLAWGLRDACLALGVRIHEGTRATGLADGPGAGVVVTTESDAGPGRVEARRVALATNAFPPLLRRLSHYVVPVYDYVLVTEPLDDDAWGAIGWKGREGIGDAGNQFHYFRRTDDDRILFGGYDAIHQRRVSARHDQREESFALLAEHLVEVFPVLEGVRFSHRWGGAIDTCSRFAPFFGTARGGRVAYAAGYTGLGVGASRFGAAVVLDLLDGRDTERTRTELVRTMPLPFPPEPLRSAGIALTTWSLAQADRNEGRRNLWLRTLDRLGLGFDS
- a CDS encoding DUF2157 domain-containing protein, coding for MSTTPAPEAPAPALATALDRLVGRGVITPEQAAAVLAEVGPPPDAGPPAPASPHASPPAVATQRPATTARAHVVEAAAYLGGVLVAASAVAFLAQSWEDMTESTRLLLLGLIGVLAYAGGLLAARTAGGRVELRRHEHASRRRVSGTLMALGSVLLALLTTEVLHLQDERAALVGGLTGLALLALAEVLAPSAVTEIGLLGATLLVVGVGTSLLIPDRAPQFDPYGTGTYQPSLEEVVVPVALAVAGVLWGAVVARWLTLPVLAAALGSAASLVAGAVLVTSAGPLTPGVVLLGSLAAAGTVLFLVSRSWPWIVLAVLAVTVLVFSVVAEQSAPALAFLVAGLVLLAGAVVAALLGRRARPPGAGTPVA
- the mmsA gene encoding CoA-acylating methylmalonate-semialdehyde dehydrogenase encodes the protein MTEPTRITHWIDGKPFGAVAERTGEVHDPATGALTGRVDFATAEVMDEAVAAAKAAFAEWSRTSITKRVSVLFAFRELLNERKEELAAIITAEHGKVLSDALGEVTRGLEVVEFACGIPHLLKGGYSEGVSSGVDVYSIRQPLGVVGIISPFNFPAMVPMWFFPIAIAAGNTVVLKPSEKDPSSANFMAALWAEAGLPSGVFNVVHGDKVAVDSLLTHRDVKGISFVGSTAIAKYVYETGTAHGKRVQALGGAKNHMVVLPDADLDLAADAAVNAGFGSAGERCMAISALVAVGDVADPLVAKIEERMAGLRTGDGRRGCDMGPLVTAAHRDKVRSYVDAGEAAGATLVVDGRDPQVDGEPGGYWLGPTLIDHVTPDMSVYTDEIFGPVLSVVRVDSYDEALRLVNDHPYGNGTAIFTNDGGAARRYQNEVEVGMVGVNVPIPVPMAYYSFGGWKSSLFGDTHAHGTEGVHFFTRGKVITSRWLDPSHGGINLGFPTHG
- a CDS encoding VOC family protein, with translation MRLNVVLDCHDPDSLVEFWSVALGYRLADSLDEYRVLVPEPGRDASPAEVHAPVFVLAGVDEVKQVKNRMHLDTHPADPEAQITRLQRLGGTVVGERVERFGHWWQVMADPQGNEFCVVAGAEGPDEGDASSG
- a CDS encoding MarR family transcriptional regulator, which translates into the protein MTSPQPRRAWGEGWIAVPPDAPRPPSRGPAADRAFTANVLGTLALTVVDRVSLGAARATRHGANGPAALVTLLWYPDRPIAFLAARLRISHPGAVQLVDRLERDGLVERVPAADGRTKLLALTAVGEDAALAVLAARRDVLDRAVSALDDDQVLALADAAGAMLEALADTLLTSEFMCRMCDELACPDARCPVERAEPSPPHRRGSGYGVPARD
- a CDS encoding ATP-binding protein; translated protein: MRVLCVGAGGVGSSAALIAARRDFVDTWVVADYDLGRAEALVARLDDPRFVAAQVDAGDADAVAALVRAHGATHVLNAVDPRFVLPIFDGAFAAGADYLDTAMSLSSPHPQRPHELPGVKLGDDQFAKAADWEAAGRLAIVGIGVEPGLADVFARYASDHLFSEIDELGVRDAGNLVIEGYDFAPSFSIWTTIEECLNPPVIWEEGREWYTTAPFSEPEVFDFPGGIGPVECVNVEHEEVLLMPRWLKAKRVTFKFGLGDEFIDVLKTLHKLGLDRTEPVTVRGVQVSPRDVVAAALPDPLTLGDKMTGSTCAGLWVTGTGTDGKPREVYLYHVADNEWTMREYGAQAVVWQTAMNPVVALELLATGAWSGSGVLGPEAFDSVPFLDLLRDGYGQAWGMQERDPVTHAVISG
- a CDS encoding DUF1684 domain-containing protein codes for the protein MSLTLLGWRRDVASLYAAVRASQDPRGAHALWRRGRDALMASHPDSPVPPAARPALRGLPYAPYDPALRWTLPLLPADPEDLDVPTGTDGVVGFRRIGRLELPDGRGSLDVWWLRQYAGGLFVPLRDATAGRTTYGGGRYLLDTAKGADLGGDDTHLVVDLNFAYQPSCAYDPAWACPLAPPGNVLTVPVEAGELYDPSAYGA
- the gabT gene encoding 4-aminobutyrate--2-oxoglutarate transaminase, translating into MTTTTSPVAADLPQERRLVTAVPGPASQELQARRTAAVSAGVGATLPVYIVAAGGGVLLDVDGNSLIDMGSGIAVTSVGNSAPKVVEAVQEQVARFTHTCFMVTSYAGYVEVCEALNRLTPGDDEKRSALFNSGAEAVENAVKIARAYTKRDAVVVFEHGYHGRTNLTMAMTAKNMPYKQSFGPFASEIYRVPLSYPFHDGRDGAKAAADAISRIDKEIGGANVAAIVIEPIAGEGGFIVPAEGFLPALAEYARANGIVFVADEIQTGFCRTGDWFACEHEGVVPDLITTAKGIAGGLPLAGVTGRAEIMDAVHVGGLGGTYGGNPVACAAALGAIATMEELDLPAAARRIEAAMKPRLQAIADKTGVIGDIRGRGAMIAVEIVKPGTDEPDADLTGRVAKACHAQGVVVLTAGTYGNVLRFLPPLTMPDHLLDEALTVLEEQFLAAAGV